From one Streptomyces sp. R41 genomic stretch:
- a CDS encoding glycoside hydrolase family 27 protein — protein MTAAPTATARTAVDQGAPDYYDSGLAPTPYMGWNTYYGLGAPTEKEVRAVADKLVSSGLRDSGYNIVWLDGGWQADNPRDTQGRLVANPDRFPSGIPALVSYLHKRGLRAGIYTDAGTYDGGRSCGLGSRGHYTEDARQFAGWKIDAIKVDFLCGIGAKLDPGPAFKEFGDAVAKSGRRMLLNLCNPLTDDWGLPHTPEQDAHNTYVYAPTIADSWRTGTDIAWGTPSPGQWPNVLRNMDANAWHPEAQGPGHYNDPDYLIPMRRMTDGSYELTQEESTTQFVMWAEMGSPLVLGSDPRTLSDAMIGTLRNPEIIAVDQDPLAVQGVRVATDSVGDAYSKVLQGHGRRAVVLLNRSDQPAERTVRFADVGLGGPVQVRDLRARADRGTHTGSYTVEVPAHGTAFLKLTGADTLPGTSLGEKATASPAFVRDGDTLTTFLRGPHGSLVQQTDGRTRDLGGPAQGGILGQPAAYASADGRIDVFVRGADSRAYRRVFVDGRWGQWEGLGGQLTDAPSVAFTDPAHWTLFARGADGRIVQRGPTSGWSSLGAPGDRPTYGRPSAVVDSQGRVQVAVRTAADDVWTRTRETSGEWSAWSSLGGTVSGSPTLVAVGDGVVLYARAADYTLWQQRYHDGAWQGWTKRQEFPSAAFDGALGAVAGPESTVDAVFRGVDGYVYRTQFK, from the coding sequence GTGACCGCGGCCCCCACCGCCACGGCACGGACCGCCGTCGACCAGGGCGCGCCCGACTACTACGACAGCGGTCTCGCGCCGACGCCCTACATGGGCTGGAACACGTACTACGGGCTGGGCGCGCCCACCGAGAAGGAGGTACGGGCCGTCGCCGACAAGCTGGTCAGCAGCGGTCTGCGCGACAGCGGCTACAACATCGTCTGGCTCGACGGCGGCTGGCAGGCCGACAACCCCCGTGACACACAGGGGCGGTTGGTGGCCAACCCGGACCGCTTCCCCTCCGGCATCCCGGCGCTCGTGTCCTACCTGCACAAACGCGGTCTGCGGGCGGGCATCTACACCGATGCCGGCACCTACGACGGCGGCAGGAGCTGCGGCCTGGGCAGCCGCGGCCACTACACCGAGGACGCACGGCAGTTCGCGGGCTGGAAGATCGACGCGATCAAGGTCGACTTCCTGTGCGGAATCGGCGCGAAGCTCGATCCGGGGCCCGCGTTCAAGGAGTTCGGCGACGCGGTCGCCAAGTCCGGCCGACGGATGCTGCTGAACCTGTGCAACCCGCTCACCGACGACTGGGGCCTGCCGCACACGCCCGAGCAGGACGCGCACAACACGTACGTCTACGCCCCGACGATCGCCGACTCCTGGCGCACCGGCACCGACATCGCGTGGGGCACCCCGAGTCCCGGCCAGTGGCCCAACGTGCTGCGCAACATGGACGCCAACGCCTGGCATCCCGAGGCGCAGGGACCAGGACACTACAACGACCCGGACTACCTCATCCCCATGCGCCGCATGACCGACGGGTCGTACGAACTCACGCAGGAGGAGTCCACCACCCAGTTCGTGATGTGGGCCGAGATGGGCTCGCCGCTCGTGCTCGGCTCCGACCCGCGCACCCTGTCCGACGCGATGATCGGCACGCTCCGCAACCCCGAGATCATCGCCGTCGACCAGGACCCGCTCGCCGTCCAGGGCGTACGGGTGGCGACGGACTCGGTCGGCGACGCGTACAGCAAGGTCCTCCAGGGGCACGGACGGCGCGCGGTCGTGCTGCTCAACCGCTCCGACCAACCCGCCGAGCGCACGGTGCGGTTCGCCGATGTCGGGCTCGGCGGGCCGGTCCAGGTCCGCGACCTGCGGGCACGCGCCGACCGGGGCACGCATACGGGGTCGTACACCGTCGAGGTTCCCGCGCACGGCACCGCGTTCCTGAAGCTGACCGGGGCGGACACCCTGCCCGGTACGAGCCTGGGCGAGAAGGCCACGGCAAGCCCGGCCTTCGTGCGCGACGGCGACACGCTGACCACCTTCCTGCGGGGACCGCACGGCTCGCTCGTCCAGCAGACCGACGGCAGGACGAGGGACCTCGGCGGTCCCGCGCAGGGCGGGATCCTGGGCCAGCCCGCCGCGTACGCCTCCGCCGACGGCCGGATCGACGTCTTCGTGCGCGGCGCGGACTCCCGGGCGTACCGGCGGGTCTTCGTCGACGGGCGCTGGGGTCAATGGGAGGGCCTGGGTGGGCAGTTGACCGACGCGCCGTCCGTCGCCTTCACCGACCCCGCGCACTGGACGCTGTTCGCGCGCGGTGCCGACGGGCGGATCGTGCAGCGTGGGCCGACGTCCGGCTGGTCGTCGCTCGGCGCGCCAGGCGATCGCCCGACGTACGGCAGGCCGTCCGCCGTCGTCGACAGTCAGGGCCGCGTGCAGGTGGCCGTGCGCACCGCGGCGGACGACGTATGGACGCGGACGCGGGAGACGTCGGGGGAGTGGTCGGCATGGAGCTCGCTCGGCGGGACCGTCAGCGGCAGTCCGACGCTGGTCGCCGTGGGAGACGGCGTGGTGCTGTACGCGCGAGCCGCCGACTACACGCTCTGGCAGCAGCGCTACCACGACGGCGCCTGGCAGGGCTGGACCAAACGGCAGGAGTTCCCCAGTGCCGCCTTCGACGGTGCGCTGGGTGCGGTTGCCGGGCCGGAGAGCACGGTCGACGCCGTCTTCCGTGGCGTTGACGGCTACGTGTACCGGACCCAGTTCAAATAA
- a CDS encoding ABC transporter substrate-binding protein — MTNHQPSRRRLLAGLGAAGTAALLSGCVTSTSSGKSSSKGAVTLQSNLSAPQAKAAMEDIVAAYAKQGSGHASLNTVAAETFRTQLPTYLTSANPPDVYTWYPGSVADAYAKKNLLLDLDDVWASPDLKRYSKALHSLCTASSGKKVFVPTTYYWWGMFYRKSNFAKWGVSEPKSWDDFLDLCDKLKSKGIAPIGLGAGGNTAWVASAWFDYLDIRINGADYHRQLLAGKHRFDDPEVRKVFDRWQEVLPYFDPDGTAVAFQDATTSLLNGRSGMMLIGTFFADAAPKDALDDIDFFRFPVIDPKVPLAEEAPTDGYFASARTGRHDQVVDLMRYLATAEAQEIYIKGSSGTVLPCHPDAKDAGTALVKKGRKHIEEAVEITQFFNRDSSDALQPTADTALTKFLAKPKSIGSILTDWQRDAEKIWQA, encoded by the coding sequence ATGACGAACCATCAGCCCAGCCGACGCCGGCTCCTCGCCGGACTCGGTGCCGCCGGGACGGCGGCACTGCTCAGCGGCTGTGTCACCTCCACCTCCTCCGGCAAGAGCTCCTCCAAAGGCGCGGTGACCCTCCAGTCCAACCTCTCCGCTCCGCAGGCCAAGGCCGCGATGGAGGACATCGTCGCCGCCTACGCCAAGCAGGGATCCGGGCACGCCAGCCTCAACACCGTCGCCGCGGAGACCTTCCGCACCCAGCTGCCGACGTATCTGACCTCTGCCAACCCGCCGGACGTGTACACCTGGTACCCCGGCTCGGTGGCGGACGCCTACGCGAAGAAGAACCTGCTGCTCGACCTCGACGACGTCTGGGCCTCGCCCGACCTCAAGCGCTACTCCAAGGCGCTGCACTCGCTGTGCACCGCGAGCTCGGGCAAGAAGGTCTTCGTGCCCACCACCTACTACTGGTGGGGCATGTTCTACCGGAAGTCGAACTTCGCCAAGTGGGGCGTGAGCGAGCCGAAGAGCTGGGACGACTTCCTCGACCTGTGCGACAAGCTCAAGAGCAAGGGCATCGCCCCCATCGGGCTCGGCGCGGGCGGCAACACGGCCTGGGTGGCCTCGGCCTGGTTCGACTACCTCGACATCCGGATCAACGGTGCCGACTACCACCGTCAACTCCTGGCCGGGAAGCACCGGTTCGACGACCCCGAGGTGCGCAAGGTCTTCGACCGCTGGCAGGAAGTGCTGCCGTACTTCGACCCGGACGGCACCGCCGTCGCCTTCCAGGACGCCACGACCTCGCTGCTCAACGGCCGCAGCGGCATGATGCTGATCGGCACCTTCTTCGCCGACGCCGCCCCCAAGGACGCCCTCGACGACATCGACTTCTTCCGCTTCCCCGTCATCGATCCGAAGGTCCCGCTCGCCGAGGAAGCGCCCACCGACGGCTACTTCGCCAGCGCCCGCACCGGCCGCCACGACCAGGTCGTCGACCTGATGCGCTACCTCGCCACGGCCGAGGCCCAGGAGATCTACATCAAGGGATCGTCGGGCACCGTCCTGCCGTGCCACCCCGACGCCAAGGACGCCGGAACCGCCCTGGTGAAGAAGGGCCGCAAGCACATCGAGGAGGCCGTCGAGATCACCCAGTTCTTCAACCGGGACTCCAGCGACGCTCTCCAGCCCACCGCGGACACCGCGCTGACCAAGTTCCTGGCCAAGCCGAAGTCCATCGGCTCGATCCTCACCGACTGGCAGCGCGACGCCGAGAAGATCTGGCAGGCCTGA
- a CDS encoding carbohydrate ABC transporter permease, with the protein MAVLTAPERKTPAPPRPRGKRARGPGRTPPLVLAFVLVPLLAEALWVFWPALQGFYLALTQWDGVSAPQFIGLDNFREMAHDDTFRSAAGHTVLWLVLFGGLSALLGLAAALLLQQERRGVGFYRAALFLPVVFSLVATALVWQAIYQPDGVLNQLLESVGLGSLRHAWLADQDTALYAVIVPALWRQIGYVMVLYLAGLKGIDPALYEAAKVDGAGAWQRFRHVTLPQLRSVNAVVLSVIVIDSLRSFDVVWSLTRGGPYHSSELLSTYMYSTAFQSLRLGYGSALAVVIFVLAFGVICSYLVRAFREAD; encoded by the coding sequence GTGGCCGTCCTGACCGCCCCCGAACGGAAGACCCCGGCCCCGCCGCGCCCTCGTGGCAAGCGGGCCCGGGGCCCGGGCCGCACACCCCCGCTGGTGCTCGCCTTCGTTCTCGTCCCGCTGCTCGCCGAGGCACTGTGGGTGTTCTGGCCCGCCCTGCAGGGTTTCTACCTCGCCCTCACCCAGTGGGACGGCGTCTCGGCGCCGCAGTTCATCGGCCTGGACAACTTCCGGGAGATGGCCCACGACGACACCTTCCGCAGCGCGGCCGGCCACACCGTGCTGTGGCTGGTGCTCTTCGGCGGCCTGTCCGCGCTCCTCGGCCTGGCCGCCGCGCTGCTGCTCCAGCAGGAGCGGCGCGGCGTCGGCTTCTACCGGGCCGCCCTCTTCCTGCCCGTCGTCTTCTCCCTGGTCGCCACCGCCCTGGTCTGGCAGGCGATCTACCAGCCCGACGGCGTCCTCAACCAACTCCTGGAGTCGGTGGGCCTCGGCAGCCTGCGCCACGCCTGGCTCGCCGACCAGGACACCGCCCTGTACGCGGTGATCGTGCCCGCGCTGTGGCGCCAGATCGGCTACGTCATGGTCCTCTACCTCGCCGGCCTCAAGGGCATCGACCCGGCCCTGTACGAGGCGGCCAAGGTCGACGGTGCCGGAGCGTGGCAGCGCTTCCGCCACGTCACGCTGCCCCAGCTGCGCAGCGTCAACGCCGTCGTCCTGTCCGTCATCGTCATCGACTCGCTGCGCTCCTTCGACGTCGTGTGGTCGCTGACCCGCGGCGGCCCCTACCACTCGTCCGAGCTGCTGAGCACGTACATGTACTCCACCGCCTTCCAGTCCCTGCGGCTCGGCTACGGCTCCGCCCTGGCCGTCGTCATCTTCGTCCTGGCCTTCGGTGTCATCTGCTCCTACCTCGTCCGCGCCTTCCGGGAGGCCGACTGA
- a CDS encoding carbohydrate ABC transporter permease codes for MSATSTALRRKRAATAGFHLGAGTLAVLWLLPIALVLVTSLRSFDDIAAHGLGSWPRSFTLGNFRQAWVDGGQQRALINSLAVTVPCVLVTLALAAMAAFALSRYELPFRRSLLLLMLGGNLLPPQILLIPVSKLSELMGIFDTLPALVGVQIGFGVGFYVFVLHGFMRAIPPEIQQAAVVDGAGPWQVFWRIILPLTRPALAALSALSFTWIFNDLLWAITVLRSDTKMPITAALIGLQGQYVSMWNVIAAGSVIAAAPTVAVFLRFQRHFVAGLNLGAVK; via the coding sequence ATGTCCGCCACGTCCACGGCGCTGCGCCGCAAACGAGCCGCGACCGCGGGCTTCCACCTGGGCGCCGGCACCCTGGCCGTCCTGTGGCTGCTGCCCATAGCCCTGGTCCTGGTGACCAGCCTGCGCTCCTTCGACGACATCGCCGCACATGGCCTGGGCAGTTGGCCCCGCTCCTTCACCCTCGGCAACTTCCGCCAGGCCTGGGTCGACGGCGGCCAGCAGCGGGCCCTGATCAACAGCCTGGCCGTCACCGTGCCGTGCGTCCTGGTGACACTGGCCCTCGCCGCCATGGCCGCGTTCGCCCTCAGCCGCTACGAACTGCCCTTCCGCCGCTCCCTGTTGCTGCTCATGCTCGGCGGCAACCTGCTCCCACCGCAGATCCTGCTCATCCCGGTCTCCAAGCTGAGCGAGCTGATGGGCATCTTCGACACCCTGCCGGCCCTCGTCGGCGTGCAGATCGGCTTCGGCGTCGGCTTCTACGTCTTCGTCCTGCACGGCTTCATGCGCGCCATACCGCCCGAGATCCAGCAGGCAGCGGTCGTCGACGGCGCGGGTCCCTGGCAGGTCTTCTGGCGGATCATCCTCCCGCTGACCCGCCCCGCGCTCGCCGCGCTCAGCGCGCTGTCCTTCACCTGGATCTTCAACGACCTGCTCTGGGCGATCACCGTGCTGCGCAGCGACACCAAGATGCCGATCACCGCCGCCCTCATCGGGCTCCAGGGGCAGTACGTGTCGATGTGGAACGTGATCGCCGCCGGGTCGGTCATCGCGGCCGCGCCCACCGTGGCCGTGTTCCTCCGGTTCCAGCGGCACTTCGTGGCCGGCCTCAACCTGGGAGCGGTGAAGTGA
- a CDS encoding alpha-galactosidase, with the protein MTSYRRWTLRTENTSYTVRLSADGPWAELDAWGPLGVEHGPSALDWSRRTHFITPADAAPAEYLPYGLRPFTGAELVAARPGEERGVWWDFDGAEEGEGTLRLAFTDAVLGLRTVLCYETVPDTDVILRWTELTGMEELRLERFDSAAVNIPVTGAARLTYLAGQWSQEFQRTQLDLSRGTFSMSSLQGVPGHAYAPWLAVQDSDAEAAYGVALEWPGNWHITAEAEPGGAVRVRAGRVPHEGAVRLVPGDTLVTPRLACAFSPDGLDGLSRVWHRYERHLAGARLHRPRKVLYNSWEATGFDVDAAGQLELAKAAADIGVELFVVDDGWFTGRADDTGGLGDWYPDPAAFPQGFDRFVEDVRALDLDFGLWIEPEAVSPKSRLYAEHPDWVYRIGDRPARLVRNQLLLDLGRTDVQDFVIGTLDRLLTAYDISYLKWDMNRPPTERGRPGTERADRLDLDAGHVTGYLRVLDHLRAAHPAVTVEGCAGGGGRIDHATLARTDVVWPSDNTAPLDRLSIQYGFLHAHAPHVMSSWVTDAPGVFDPRPRSLAFRFVNAMCGVLGIGADLRAWTGEQQAEAARWIARYKEVRQIIHEGEARLLGTPEDSTCGVQYDAPDAGTTVVAALSTGRLDGAPLVPGRPDRLRLRGLDPDARYRDNAAGTTYSGVHLLHYGVPFSWSAHHDAELVVLTRQ; encoded by the coding sequence GTGACCTCGTACCGGCGCTGGACCCTGCGCACCGAGAACACCAGCTACACCGTCCGTCTCTCTGCGGACGGCCCGTGGGCCGAGCTCGACGCCTGGGGGCCGCTCGGCGTCGAGCACGGTCCCTCTGCCCTCGACTGGTCGAGGCGCACGCACTTCATCACGCCCGCCGACGCGGCACCCGCCGAGTATCTGCCGTACGGGCTGCGGCCGTTCACCGGCGCCGAACTCGTGGCGGCTCGCCCGGGCGAGGAGCGGGGTGTGTGGTGGGACTTCGACGGGGCGGAGGAAGGGGAGGGGACGCTGCGGCTCGCCTTCACCGACGCCGTGCTGGGCCTCCGTACGGTCCTCTGCTACGAGACCGTGCCGGACACGGACGTGATCCTCCGCTGGACCGAGCTGACCGGTATGGAGGAACTGCGCCTGGAGCGGTTCGACTCGGCCGCCGTGAACATCCCCGTCACCGGCGCGGCCCGGCTCACGTACCTCGCCGGCCAGTGGTCGCAGGAGTTCCAGCGCACCCAACTCGACCTGAGCAGAGGCACGTTCAGCATGAGCAGCCTCCAGGGCGTGCCCGGACACGCGTACGCGCCCTGGCTCGCCGTGCAGGACTCGGACGCGGAGGCCGCGTATGGCGTCGCCCTCGAATGGCCGGGCAACTGGCACATCACGGCGGAGGCCGAGCCGGGTGGCGCCGTGCGCGTGCGCGCCGGGCGGGTCCCGCACGAGGGTGCGGTGCGTCTGGTTCCCGGCGACACCCTGGTGACGCCCCGCCTCGCATGCGCGTTCAGTCCGGACGGCCTCGACGGGCTCTCCCGCGTCTGGCACCGCTACGAACGTCACCTCGCCGGCGCGCGGCTGCACCGCCCCCGCAAGGTCCTCTACAACTCCTGGGAGGCCACCGGCTTCGACGTCGACGCGGCAGGTCAGCTGGAGCTGGCCAAGGCGGCCGCGGACATCGGCGTCGAACTGTTCGTCGTGGACGACGGATGGTTCACCGGCCGCGCCGACGACACCGGGGGACTGGGCGACTGGTACCCCGACCCGGCGGCGTTCCCGCAGGGCTTCGACCGGTTCGTCGAGGATGTACGCGCCCTCGACCTGGACTTCGGCCTGTGGATCGAGCCGGAAGCCGTCAGCCCGAAAAGCCGCCTGTACGCCGAACACCCCGACTGGGTCTACCGGATCGGCGACCGTCCCGCCCGACTGGTCCGCAATCAGCTGCTGCTGGACCTGGGCCGCACCGACGTCCAGGACTTCGTTATCGGCACGCTCGACCGACTGCTGACCGCGTACGACATCAGCTACCTGAAGTGGGACATGAACCGGCCGCCCACCGAACGCGGCCGCCCGGGCACCGAACGCGCCGACCGGCTCGACCTGGACGCCGGGCACGTCACCGGGTATCTGCGCGTCCTGGACCACCTGCGCGCCGCCCACCCCGCTGTCACCGTCGAGGGCTGCGCGGGCGGCGGCGGTCGCATCGACCACGCGACCCTCGCGCGGACGGATGTCGTCTGGCCCAGTGACAACACCGCCCCACTGGACCGGCTGTCCATCCAGTACGGCTTCCTGCACGCCCATGCCCCGCACGTCATGAGCTCCTGGGTCACCGACGCCCCCGGCGTGTTCGACCCACGCCCTCGCAGCCTCGCCTTCCGCTTCGTGAACGCCATGTGCGGCGTCCTCGGCATCGGCGCCGACCTGCGTGCCTGGACCGGGGAACAGCAAGCCGAGGCCGCCCGGTGGATCGCCCGCTACAAGGAGGTGCGCCAGATCATCCACGAGGGCGAGGCCCGGCTGCTCGGCACCCCCGAGGACTCCACCTGCGGTGTGCAGTACGACGCCCCGGACGCGGGCACCACCGTCGTCGCCGCGCTCAGCACGGGACGCCTCGACGGCGCTCCGCTCGTGCCCGGCCGTCCCGACCGGCTCAGGCTGCGAGGCCTGGACCCCGATGCCCGCTACCGCGACAACGCCGCGGGAACGACGTACAGCGGAGTCCATCTGCTCCACTACGGGGTGCCTTTCAGCTGGAGCGCCCACCACGACGCCGAACTGGTGGTGCTGACACGGCAGTAG
- a CDS encoding SDR family NAD(P)-dependent oxidoreductase, with the protein MDQSARRYGARFTGRTAVVTGAASGIGAATAERLALEGAAVVLADIAEERGEAVAEQITKAGGLARFVGADVAAADDWTRIVAAAHDFGPVDVLVSNAFTVDVAPAHEMSLASWQRQFAVNVTGSFLGFQAVVPDLRARSGAVVLTSSVHAYKGIPGHPAYAASKGALLSLCGQLAVEYGPEIRVNAVVPGPILTAAWDRVRPEDRERSIAETAARRFGTPEEVAAAMAFLAADEASYITGTSLVVDGGWSVVKASA; encoded by the coding sequence ATGGACCAGTCCGCACGACGGTACGGTGCCCGCTTCACCGGCCGCACGGCCGTGGTCACCGGCGCGGCCTCCGGGATCGGAGCGGCCACGGCCGAACGCCTCGCCCTGGAGGGAGCCGCCGTCGTGCTCGCCGACATCGCCGAGGAGCGCGGCGAGGCCGTGGCCGAGCAGATCACCAAGGCCGGCGGCCTCGCCCGGTTCGTCGGAGCCGACGTCGCCGCGGCGGACGACTGGACACGGATCGTGGCCGCCGCCCACGACTTCGGACCGGTGGACGTCCTCGTCAGCAACGCCTTCACCGTCGACGTCGCCCCGGCTCACGAGATGTCCCTCGCCTCGTGGCAGCGGCAGTTCGCCGTCAACGTCACCGGCAGCTTCCTCGGCTTCCAGGCGGTCGTACCCGATCTGCGGGCCCGCTCGGGGGCGGTGGTGCTGACCTCGTCCGTCCACGCCTACAAGGGCATCCCCGGACATCCCGCCTACGCGGCCTCCAAGGGCGCTCTGCTGTCCCTGTGCGGTCAACTCGCCGTCGAATACGGGCCCGAGATACGGGTCAACGCCGTCGTGCCCGGACCGATCCTGACCGCCGCCTGGGACAGGGTGCGTCCCGAGGACCGGGAGCGCAGCATCGCCGAGACGGCCGCCCGTCGCTTCGGCACCCCCGAGGAGGTGGCCGCGGCCATGGCGTTCCTCGCCGCCGACGAAGCCTCCTACATCACGGGCACGAGTCTCGTCGTGGATGGCGGCTGGAGCGTCGTCAAGGCCTCCGCATGA
- a CDS encoding FadR/GntR family transcriptional regulator has translation MTPYARRGVHGQTVEALARRILSGAIPEGATLDLVALQSELDVSLTALRESLKVLAAKGMVDARQKRGTFVRARADWNLLDADVLRWQFEGGRTTEAERALLRNLAEVRAIIEPAAVRLAAERRTDADLAALDKALEAMGEQDADAAHAVEADLAFHRALLAATHNELLERMEMVIESGLAHRDRIVHSHPHSEDPVPAHHAVLDAVRDQNPLAAEAAMRALLDQAGRDLDRIGGSDETEGPRAQ, from the coding sequence ATGACGCCCTACGCCCGTCGCGGCGTGCACGGTCAGACCGTGGAAGCCCTCGCCCGCCGCATCCTGAGCGGCGCGATCCCCGAGGGCGCCACGCTCGACCTGGTGGCACTGCAGAGCGAGCTGGACGTGAGCCTCACCGCGCTGCGTGAGTCCCTCAAAGTGCTCGCCGCCAAGGGCATGGTCGACGCCCGCCAAAAGCGCGGCACCTTCGTACGCGCCCGGGCCGACTGGAACCTGCTCGACGCCGACGTACTGCGCTGGCAGTTCGAAGGCGGCCGTACCACCGAGGCCGAGCGCGCGCTGCTGCGCAACCTCGCCGAAGTGCGCGCCATCATCGAACCGGCCGCCGTGCGCCTCGCCGCCGAGCGGCGCACCGACGCCGACCTCGCCGCCCTCGACAAGGCCCTGGAGGCGATGGGGGAGCAGGACGCCGATGCCGCACACGCCGTCGAAGCCGACCTCGCCTTCCACCGTGCCCTGCTCGCCGCCACCCACAACGAACTCCTCGAACGCATGGAGATGGTGATCGAGTCGGGCCTGGCCCACCGCGACCGCATCGTGCACAGCCACCCCCACAGCGAGGACCCCGTACCGGCCCACCACGCCGTCCTGGACGCCGTACGGGACCAGAACCCGCTGGCCGCCGAGGCCGCGATGCGTGCCCTGCTCGACCAGGCCGGCCGCGATCTGGACCGCATCGGCGGCTCCGACGAGACGGAAGGCCCCCGCGCTCAGTGA
- the dgoD gene encoding galactonate dehydratase encodes MKITRIETFLVPPRWLFCRIETDDGVVGWGEPVVEGRAEVVRAAVDVLAEYLVGQDPLRIQDHWQVLTKGGFYRGGPVLSSAVAGLDQALWDIAGKTYGAPVHALLGGPVRDRVRVYAWVGGDEPAELTEQISAQVEAGFTAVKMNGAGATSPVATAAETAAVVARVTAAREVLGPDRDVAVDFHGRFTVASARRVLAELACLHPLFVEEPVVPEQGHLLPGLVAATDVPLATGERLYERGEFLPVLAAGIAVAQPDLSHAGGISEVHRIASLAETYGALLAPHCPLGPIALAASLQIAFATPNFLIQEQSRGIHYNKDADLLSYLVDTEPFRFVDGYAPRSEAPGLGITVDEAAVRAADRTGHRWRNPVWRHADGSFTEW; translated from the coding sequence GTGAAGATCACTCGCATCGAAACCTTCCTCGTCCCGCCACGCTGGCTGTTCTGCCGCATCGAGACCGACGACGGCGTGGTCGGCTGGGGCGAACCCGTCGTCGAGGGACGCGCCGAGGTCGTCCGCGCCGCCGTCGACGTCCTGGCCGAATACCTCGTCGGCCAGGACCCGCTGCGCATCCAGGACCACTGGCAAGTACTCACCAAGGGCGGCTTCTATCGCGGCGGCCCCGTCCTCTCCAGTGCCGTCGCCGGCCTCGACCAGGCCCTGTGGGACATCGCGGGAAAGACCTACGGCGCCCCGGTGCACGCTCTGCTGGGCGGCCCCGTGCGCGACCGGGTCCGGGTCTACGCCTGGGTCGGCGGCGACGAACCCGCCGAGCTCACCGAGCAGATATCCGCCCAGGTGGAGGCCGGTTTCACCGCCGTCAAGATGAACGGTGCCGGGGCCACATCGCCGGTGGCCACCGCGGCCGAGACCGCGGCGGTCGTCGCCCGCGTGACAGCCGCCCGCGAGGTCCTCGGCCCGGACCGCGACGTCGCCGTCGACTTCCACGGCCGCTTCACCGTCGCCAGCGCCCGCCGGGTCCTGGCCGAACTCGCCTGTCTGCACCCGCTGTTCGTCGAGGAACCCGTCGTCCCTGAACAAGGGCACCTGCTGCCCGGCCTGGTCGCGGCGACCGACGTCCCGCTCGCCACCGGCGAACGGCTCTACGAGCGCGGCGAGTTCCTGCCCGTCCTCGCCGCGGGCATCGCGGTCGCCCAGCCAGACCTGTCCCACGCCGGCGGCATCTCCGAGGTGCACCGCATCGCCTCGCTCGCCGAGACCTACGGCGCCCTCCTCGCCCCGCACTGCCCGCTCGGCCCGATCGCCCTGGCGGCCAGCCTCCAGATCGCGTTCGCGACGCCGAACTTCCTGATCCAGGAGCAGAGCCGAGGTATCCACTACAACAAGGACGCCGACCTGCTCTCCTACCTCGTCGACACCGAACCGTTCCGGTTCGTGGACGGGTACGCACCTCGCAGCGAGGCACCCGGCCTGGGCATCACCGTGGACGAGGCTGCCGTACGCGCGGCCGACCGCACCGGTCACCGCTGGCGCAACCCGGTGTGGCGGCACGCCGACGGCTCCTTCACGGAGTGGTGA
- a CDS encoding bifunctional 4-hydroxy-2-oxoglutarate aldolase/2-dehydro-3-deoxy-phosphogluconate aldolase: MDLRAALTAHRLVAIVRGADPEAALRTVLTLADAGIELIEVSLTGKDALSVIERARRDLGPDRPLGAGTVLTADDARAAHRAGADFAVTPALGDGAEAARELGMPVLAGVMTPTEILTARTLGAAALKIFPAAQAGGPAYLRALRGPFPHEPFVPVGGIDDLAARAYLAAGATAVGVGSPLVGDAADGGSLTDLRARARAFRAAVQEVTR; this comes from the coding sequence ATGGATCTTCGAGCGGCCCTGACCGCCCACCGCCTGGTCGCGATCGTACGCGGCGCCGACCCTGAGGCCGCGTTGCGCACTGTGCTGACCCTGGCCGACGCGGGCATCGAGCTGATCGAGGTGTCGCTGACCGGCAAGGACGCCCTGTCCGTCATCGAGCGGGCGCGGAGGGATCTCGGCCCCGACCGGCCCCTCGGCGCCGGCACCGTCCTGACCGCCGACGACGCCCGGGCTGCCCACCGGGCCGGGGCGGACTTCGCGGTCACCCCCGCGCTGGGAGACGGTGCCGAGGCCGCACGCGAACTGGGCATGCCTGTCCTGGCCGGCGTCATGACGCCGACCGAGATCCTGACCGCACGCACCCTCGGTGCCGCCGCACTGAAGATCTTCCCCGCTGCCCAGGCCGGCGGCCCCGCCTACCTCAGGGCCCTGCGAGGACCGTTCCCGCACGAGCCGTTCGTCCCGGTGGGCGGCATAGACGATCTGGCCGCCCGCGCCTATCTGGCCGCGGGAGCAACCGCCGTCGGCGTCGGCTCACCCCTCGTGGGCGACGCCGCCGACGGCGGCAGCCTCACCGACCTCCGTGCCCGCGCCCGCGCCTTCCGAGCCGCCGTACAGGAGGTCACGCGGTGA